The following coding sequences are from one Leptolyngbya sp. NIES-3755 window:
- a CDS encoding folate-binding protein YgfZ (similar to AA sequence:cyanobase_aa:LBDG_17910) produces the protein MINFDVAFYDRSDWGRISVSDSDRLNFLHNQTTNTFKLREPGEGCDTVVLTSTARTIDLATAYILDDSVLLLVSPGMSEKVISFFDRYIFFADKVKLEDVTEQTAAFSLLGAKSHEIVKALGAEELINQPYGTHCLVNDIRIAVGSGLATEGYNLICDRAIDLKQKLIDLGVIEIDEPTWNTLRIEQGRPMPGSELTEDYNPLEAGLWHTISFNKGCYIGQETIARLDTYNGVKQQLWGIKLNQPAEPGTIVKIADEKVGAITSIAGSIGLAYIRTKAGGAGLTTDLGEIIEVPYLTHEKQS, from the coding sequence ATGATTAACTTCGATGTGGCATTTTACGATCGCTCTGACTGGGGAAGAATTTCAGTTTCAGATAGCGATCGCTTAAATTTCTTACATAACCAAACGACGAACACGTTTAAGCTCAGAGAGCCAGGTGAAGGTTGCGACACGGTTGTTCTCACTTCAACGGCAAGAACGATCGATTTAGCCACGGCTTACATTCTTGATGATTCAGTGTTGCTGCTCGTCTCACCGGGAATGAGCGAGAAAGTGATCAGTTTCTTCGATCGCTATATCTTCTTCGCAGACAAGGTAAAGCTCGAAGATGTCACCGAACAAACCGCAGCATTTAGCTTACTCGGTGCGAAGAGTCACGAGATTGTGAAAGCACTGGGCGCAGAAGAATTAATCAATCAGCCTTACGGCACTCATTGTTTGGTGAATGATATTCGGATTGCGGTTGGAAGTGGATTAGCAACCGAAGGCTATAATTTGATCTGTGATAGAGCGATCGATTTAAAGCAAAAGCTAATCGATCTGGGTGTCATTGAAATCGATGAACCAACTTGGAATACATTACGCATCGAACAAGGTCGCCCGATGCCGGGTTCTGAACTCACTGAAGATTACAATCCATTAGAAGCGGGATTGTGGCACACGATTTCATTTAATAAAGGTTGCTATATCGGACAAGAAACGATCGCACGTCTCGATACTTACAACGGTGTAAAACAGCAGCTTTGGGGAATTAAACTGAATCAACCAGCGGAACCTGGAACGATCGTCAAAATTGCCGACGAAAAAGTAGGAGCAATCACCAGTATTGCAGGCTCGATCGGGCTTGCTTACATTCGCACCAAAGCTGGAGGAGCAGGCTTAACGACTGATTTGGGTGAGATCATCGAAGTACCCTATCTCACCCATGAAAAACAGAGTTAA
- a CDS encoding short-chain dehydrogenase/reductase SDR (similar to AA sequence:cyanobase_aa:Cyan7425_1936), whose product MATYLITGANRGIGYEYCRQLKARGETVIAVCRSASEELRQLGIQVETGIDITSEASVAELCDRLNQTSIEVLINNAGIIKRVTLDHLDFDSIREQFEVNALGALRVTHALLPKIKSGSKIVLMTSRMGSIEDNTSGGSYGYRMSKVALSMAGKSLAHDLKPRGIPVAILHPGLVQTRMTNFTAGGITPEQSVKGLLARIDQLTLENTGTFWHMNGEVLPW is encoded by the coding sequence ATGGCAACTTATCTGATCACAGGGGCAAATCGCGGCATTGGGTACGAATACTGTCGTCAATTAAAAGCGCGAGGCGAAACGGTCATTGCAGTCTGTCGCTCTGCGTCTGAGGAATTGCGGCAGCTTGGAATCCAAGTTGAAACGGGAATTGATATTACCTCAGAGGCTTCGGTTGCGGAATTATGCGATCGCTTAAACCAGACCTCGATCGAGGTTCTGATCAACAATGCAGGCATCATTAAACGAGTGACATTGGATCATTTAGATTTCGATAGCATTCGCGAACAATTCGAGGTTAATGCTTTGGGTGCTTTGCGGGTGACTCATGCCCTGTTACCCAAAATCAAATCAGGCTCCAAGATTGTATTGATGACCAGTCGAATGGGATCGATCGAAGATAATACTTCGGGCGGTTCGTATGGGTATCGCATGTCGAAAGTGGCTTTATCGATGGCAGGTAAATCTCTGGCGCATGATCTCAAGCCGCGTGGAATTCCAGTTGCGATTCTGCATCCTGGACTCGTTCAAACTCGCATGACGAACTTTACAGCCGGGGGCATCACACCGGAACAATCCGTGAAAGGATTACTGGCTCGAATTGATCAATTGACGCTAGAAAACACAGGCACATTTTGGCACATGAATGGAGAAGTTTTGCCTTGGTAA
- a CDS encoding peroxiredoxin (similar to AA sequence:cyanobase_aa:LBDG_30480) gives MSRRNLLKALLISVFAIVASLNFTLPVFALGGTLPPINQPAPEFALPSNEGDGTVSLSDYRGKWVVAYFYPADFTPGCTLEARKFQEDMPKYLDRNTQILGISADDVNSHADFCDSEGLKFPLLADANGKISKAYGSWLGIRSSRHTFIIDPDGVLKATFTGVNPIIHSREVLAKLDELQQAS, from the coding sequence ATGTCGCGCCGAAACTTGCTCAAAGCTTTACTTATTAGTGTATTCGCGATCGTTGCTAGTCTAAACTTTACGCTTCCTGTCTTTGCACTCGGTGGAACCTTACCGCCGATCAATCAACCTGCACCCGAATTCGCATTACCGAGCAACGAAGGGGATGGAACCGTTTCGCTTTCGGACTATCGCGGAAAATGGGTTGTTGCTTACTTCTATCCCGCTGACTTTACGCCCGGTTGCACCCTCGAAGCGCGGAAGTTTCAGGAAGACATGCCAAAATATCTCGATCGAAACACTCAAATTCTCGGAATCAGCGCAGATGATGTGAACTCTCACGCAGATTTTTGTGATTCTGAAGGCTTAAAGTTTCCGCTGCTTGCAGATGCCAACGGCAAGATTAGTAAAGCTTACGGTTCTTGGTTAGGAATTCGATCGTCTCGTCACACGTTCATCATTGATCCAGATGGTGTTCTCAAAGCAACATTCACTGGAGTTAATCCAATCATTCACAGCCGTGAAGTTCTAGCAAAATTAGACGAACTGCAACAAGCAAGCTAA
- a CDS encoding transcription antitermination protein NusB (similar to AA sequence:cyanobase_aa:LBDG_21520), translating into MQARRISRELALLSISQLPSDLEKVNQQKLQDLVLASIRTLATEARDTLENAAAELQRGDAQLLKSQTRAANLDTARSMVQEAINLAQSAINRLGGAIELPEFIQLANQTEVRAYAMEIITRLQIERATVDKMLNDILVDWNVDRLAVIDRDILRIATTEMMFLGIPDRVAINEAVELAKRYSNEDGHKFINGILRRVTEAINVNS; encoded by the coding sequence ATGCAAGCCCGTCGAATTTCCCGTGAACTGGCACTTCTGAGCATCAGCCAACTTCCTTCAGATCTGGAAAAAGTCAACCAGCAAAAACTCCAGGATCTCGTTCTCGCTTCGATCCGGACTCTTGCCACCGAAGCCCGCGACACGCTTGAAAATGCTGCGGCAGAACTCCAACGCGGCGATGCCCAACTACTGAAGAGTCAAACCCGCGCTGCCAATCTTGACACGGCTCGATCGATGGTACAAGAAGCAATCAATCTGGCTCAATCGGCAATTAATCGACTCGGAGGCGCGATCGAGCTTCCCGAATTCATCCAACTTGCAAATCAGACCGAAGTTCGCGCTTATGCGATGGAGATCATTACACGGCTTCAGATTGAACGCGCTACGGTCGATAAAATGCTGAACGATATTTTGGTCGATTGGAATGTCGATCGATTAGCGGTGATCGATCGCGACATTCTCCGAATCGCGACCACCGAAATGATGTTCCTTGGCATTCCTGATAGAGTCGCAATTAACGAAGCTGTAGAACTGGCAAAACGTTACAGCAACGAAGACGGGCACAAATTTATTAATGGAATTTTGCGCCGTGTCACCGAAGCAATTAATGTGAACTCCTGA
- a CDS encoding signal recognition particle-docking protein FtsY (similar to AA sequence:cyanobase_aa:LBDG_21510) gives MTFNWFNRFNKKEEENQPEPTPTVETPVEETSAEETASEEDTRIANARAIVEAFRRKQREQAGESQTSEETPVEVAETPEPVEVVAETSEPVETPEVSEPVEAVEASEVSEPVEALEEIAEPVEASEPEIEQAEPEATEEPAPQPAIPFWAQSQAESQARLERLRATAVEEETEPEPVVEAPAFEPAFTIDEGFLWSADVLSAMGRRAEDVSIEEITWLKRLRKGLDKTRRSLVNQLKAIVGQGPLNQDAVYEIESLLLQADAGVEATDKIIEALQAKLRQETLPPDQAIAYLKQILRDLLDQPLQGSHSAFFAPEKEVLNIWLMTGVNGAGKTTTIGKLAHIATKSGYNCLIGAADTFRAAAVEQVKVWGQRSNVEVIANPGQNTDPAAVVFDAISAAQSRGTELLLIDTAGRLQNKKNLMDELSKVRRIIDKKAGDAKVESLLVLDATLGQNGLRQAEVFAQAAQLSGVVLTKLDGTAKGGIALAVVEQLGLPIRFIGAGEGIEDLRPFSSYEFVEALISG, from the coding sequence ATGACGTTTAATTGGTTCAATCGGTTTAACAAGAAAGAAGAAGAAAATCAGCCTGAACCGACTCCAACGGTAGAAACACCTGTGGAGGAAACGTCTGCTGAAGAAACGGCTTCCGAAGAAGATACCCGAATCGCCAATGCAAGAGCGATCGTGGAAGCCTTCCGTCGCAAACAACGAGAACAAGCTGGAGAATCCCAAACTTCAGAAGAAACGCCTGTCGAAGTGGCAGAAACGCCTGAACCTGTTGAAGTTGTAGCGGAAACTTCTGAACCCGTTGAAACTCCCGAAGTCTCTGAACCTGTTGAAGCAGTCGAAGCCTCTGAAGTTTCTGAACCTGTTGAAGCACTTGAAGAAATTGCTGAACCTGTTGAAGCTTCTGAACCAGAAATCGAGCAAGCTGAACCCGAAGCAACAGAAGAACCTGCTCCTCAGCCTGCGATCCCGTTCTGGGCACAGTCTCAAGCGGAAAGCCAAGCCCGCCTCGAACGCCTGAGAGCGACTGCTGTTGAAGAAGAGACGGAACCTGAACCCGTTGTTGAAGCACCTGCATTCGAGCCAGCGTTTACGATCGATGAAGGATTCCTTTGGTCGGCGGATGTGCTTTCTGCAATGGGTCGTCGGGCGGAAGATGTCTCGATCGAGGAAATTACCTGGCTCAAACGTTTACGTAAAGGACTCGATAAAACTCGTCGCAGTTTAGTCAATCAACTCAAAGCGATCGTCGGTCAAGGTCCACTGAATCAAGATGCTGTTTATGAAATCGAATCTCTTCTGCTTCAAGCTGATGCGGGAGTAGAAGCGACTGACAAAATTATTGAGGCATTGCAGGCGAAACTGAGACAAGAAACACTGCCGCCGGATCAAGCGATCGCATACTTAAAACAGATTCTCCGAGATCTACTCGACCAACCGCTTCAAGGGTCACACAGCGCGTTCTTTGCCCCTGAAAAAGAGGTGTTGAACATTTGGCTGATGACGGGTGTGAATGGAGCCGGGAAGACAACAACGATCGGTAAACTCGCTCATATTGCAACGAAATCTGGCTACAACTGTTTAATCGGTGCGGCTGATACCTTCCGGGCGGCAGCGGTTGAACAAGTCAAAGTCTGGGGACAAAGAAGCAATGTGGAAGTGATTGCCAATCCTGGACAAAACACTGATCCTGCTGCGGTTGTCTTTGATGCGATTAGTGCGGCTCAATCTCGTGGAACTGAATTATTGCTGATTGATACTGCTGGACGGCTTCAGAACAAGAAGAATCTGATGGATGAACTCAGCAAAGTTCGCCGCATTATTGATAAGAAAGCGGGAGATGCCAAAGTCGAATCCTTATTAGTTCTGGATGCAACGTTGGGACAGAACGGATTACGACAAGCGGAAGTATTCGCGCAAGCGGCTCAACTGAGTGGTGTTGTTCTGACTAAGCTTGATGGAACTGCCAAAGGTGGAATTGCACTGGCAGTCGTTGAACAGCTTGGACTACCCATTCGCTTTATCGGAGCGGGAGAAGGGATTGAAGATTTACGTCCGTTCTCTAGCTATGAATTCGTTGAAGCTTTGATTAGTGGTTAA
- a CDS encoding hypothetical protein (similar to AA sequence:cyanobase_aa:NIES39_D01810) — protein MVLHSPQIIYPESDGKPMADNTLQFRWIVTIKENLELLFANDDRVFIAGDLLWYPIEGNPSLCQAPDVMVVFGRPKGERRSYQQWKEDHLPPQVAFEILSPSNRLKEMTKKFKFYDDYGIEEYYIYDPDSVELVGWIRSEGQFQIIEDLNGWTSPRLGIRFEVQPEILELYRPDGDRFLTFVELGQARAQAEQRAEQERQRAEQERQRAEQERQRADRLAERLRALGIDPDAE, from the coding sequence GTGGTTTTACACTCCCCCCAGATCATCTATCCAGAAAGCGACGGCAAACCGATGGCGGACAATACCCTACAGTTTCGATGGATTGTCACCATCAAGGAAAATTTAGAGTTGCTGTTTGCGAATGACGATCGCGTTTTTATCGCGGGTGATTTGCTGTGGTATCCGATCGAAGGCAACCCTTCTCTCTGCCAAGCTCCAGATGTGATGGTCGTCTTTGGCAGACCGAAAGGGGAACGCCGTTCTTATCAACAATGGAAAGAAGATCATCTTCCGCCCCAAGTCGCATTTGAGATTCTCTCACCGAGCAATCGACTCAAAGAGATGACCAAGAAATTCAAGTTTTACGATGATTACGGCATTGAGGAGTACTACATTTACGATCCAGATAGTGTCGAGCTAGTTGGCTGGATTCGTTCGGAGGGTCAATTTCAAATCATTGAAGACCTTAACGGCTGGACGAGTCCACGCTTGGGAATTCGATTTGAAGTCCAGCCTGAAATATTAGAGCTATATCGTCCAGATGGCGATCGCTTTTTAACCTTCGTTGAGCTAGGGCAAGCGAGAGCGCAGGCAGAACAACGAGCCGAACAAGAACGTCAACGAGCTGAACAAGAACGTCAACGAGCCGAACAAGAACGTCAACGAGCCGATCGATTAGCAGAACGGTTGAGAGCGCTTGGCATTGATCCAGACGCGGAATAA